One window from the genome of Oncorhynchus kisutch isolate 150728-3 linkage group LG21, Okis_V2, whole genome shotgun sequence encodes:
- the LOC109866115 gene encoding hairy/enhancer-of-split related with YRPW motif protein 2-like translates to MKRPCDDSTSDSDMDETIDVGSENNYSGHSNGSFIRCGSPTTTTQVMARKKRRGIIEKRRRDRINNSLSELRRLVPTAFEKQGSAKLEKAEILQMTVDHLKMLQTTGGKGYFDAHSLAMDFMSVGFRECLTEVARYLSSVEGLDSIDPLRVRLVSHLSTCASQREAAAMTSSMAHHQQVLPPHHWAAAFHPLPAAFLQQSGLPSSDSATSRLSVEVPQRGSALLTATFAHTDSSHRAPSNGSVAPCVPPLSTSLLSLSATVHAAAAAAAAQTFPLSFPGGFPIFSPHSVSSTASMVTSAVCPSISTTSTSQQSRDREGSSKPYRPWGTEVGAF, encoded by the exons ATGAAAAGGCCTTGTGATGATAGTACTTCTGACAGCGACATGGATGAAACTATTGATGTCGGCAGTGAGAATAATTATTCTGG GCACAGCAATGGATCATTTATTAGATGTGgctccccaacaacaacaacccaaGTTATGGCAAGAAAAAAACGAAGAGGG ATCATCGAGAAGAGACGGAGGGATCGAATCAATAATAGTTTATCAGAGTTACGTCGACTTGTTCCAACTGCATTTGAAAAACAA GGTTCTGCCAAATTAGAGAAAGCAGAAATATTGCAGATGACAGTGGATCACCTAAAGATGCTGCAGACCACTGGCGGTAAAG GGTATTTTGATGCCCATTCCCTGGCTATGGACTTCATGAGCGTGGGCTTCAGGGAGTGTCTGACGGAGGTAGCCAGGTACCTGAGCTCTGTGGAGGGATTAGACAGCATTGACCCCCTGCGCGTGCGCCTGGTCTCCCACCTCAGCACCTGCGCGTCTCAGAGGGAGGCAGCTGCCATGACCTCATCCATGGCACACCACCAGCAGGTGCTCCCCCCTCACCACTGGGCCGCAGCCTTCCACCCCCTCCCCGCCGCCTTCCTCCAACAGAGTGGACTGCCCTCCTCAGACAGTGCCACCAGCAGACTGTCTGTGGAGGTGCCCCAGCGCGGCTCGGCCCTACTAACAGCCACCTTCGCCCACACTGACTCTTCTCACAGGGCGCCCTCTAATGGCAGCGTGGCACCCTGCGTCCCCccactctccacctccctcctgtcGCTCTCGGCAACCGTTCACGCGGCGGCCGCTGCTGCCGCGGCCCAGACTTTCCCCCTGTCCTTTCCCGGAGGATTCCCCATCTTCTCACCTCACAGTGTGAGCAGCACAGCGTCTATGGTAACttcagctgtgtgcccctccatTTCCACCACATCCACTTCACAGCAGAGCAGAGACCGAGAGGGCAGCAGCAAACCATACAGACCTTGGGGAACAGAAGTGGGAGCCTTTTAA